From Aptenodytes patagonicus chromosome 1, bAptPat1.pri.cur, whole genome shotgun sequence, one genomic window encodes:
- the PROSER1 gene encoding proline and serine-rich protein 1 isoform X2 produces MDKKSFETVLDEIRKAVLTEYKLKAIEYVHGYFSSEQVVELLRYFSWAEPQLKAIKALQHKIVAVPASKMVNILNCFTFSKDKLIALEILASNIVDAQNYRLIEDLFRINMSEKKRCRRILEQASKTGCKAPHAMISSCGMIPGNPYPKGKPSRINGIFPGTPIKKDTEECTNEGKGIAARILGPSKPAPSTYNPHKPVPYPIPPCRPHATIAPSAYNNAGLVPMANVIAPGLPAPPPYAANQVVSENEDLSSQAKPSQNQAFSAQANQLFTPHGSNPSTPAATPVPTPSPVKAISHPLAPATPLIPGMNMSTPVLPVFPGQVSSSIHTSQPSTPTPTVIKSLSLPSVPVTSVHSATSTPIPAVFSGLASIPTATPAPQGSSTSCATAVPSEAFASATAPFAGLPFSATSSIASANNPTPLSSVFAGLPLSLPPNAQGISSPVPSTIANSPATTIPGSLSLPNPILSVLKGFLTSNDTSLINSSALPSAMTSELASLSALANQSSDPPTSSVNKCYTPSATPTPQRSSTPGLAIFPGLPSPSVANSSSTPPTLPAQSPLTTSPSIMPVNCGSSASLLHGTSPTNPDQQLSSAPAATSIPVLVKTEPMSPTLSAFKGPSHSAGPSHGTIGLSALGRAYTSAASVPVSLPSSLNPALSGLSSLSAPLNNSSSLASISLAPHGSSAPIAPVFNGLPPFTSLTSNFAFTGNPALTPPVTLPGSLLATPSTTASAVSAPHVSSTAAVLSGLAASATVSAPPFSLNLSSAVPSLFSVAQGPLGSSNPSFPGFPVSNTPSVTPALPSFPGLQASSAVAAVAPLPAAATAPSPAPVLPGFASAFSSNFNSALVAQAGLTSGLQTPGNAVFPGLLSLPGIPGFPQSAAQSSLQELQHSAAAQSALLQAHSASALENYTAQPEGFANYPSTPGTPFSLQTSLPQSGWQ; encoded by the exons ATGGATAAGAAATCATTTGAAACCGTGCTGGATGAAATTAGAAAG GCTGTATTGACTGAGTACAAATTAAAAGCTATTGAATATGTTCATGGATACTTTTCTAGTGAACAG GTTGTCGAGCTACTGAGATACTTTTCCTGGGCTGAACCACAGCTCAAGGCAATAAAGGCTTTACAACAT AAAATAGTGGCAGTTCCGGCATCAAAAATGGTTAATATTCTCAACTGCTTCACATTCAGTAAAGATAAACTTATTGCCCTTGAAATCTTAGCTTC CAACATTGTTGATGCTCAGAATTATCGCCTTATTGAAGATCTGTTCAGAATTAATatgtcagagaagaaaagatgcagaaggaTTCTCGAACAG GCTTCAAAAACGGGTTGTAAGGCTCCTCATGCTATGATATCATCCTGTGGCATGATTCCTGGCAACCCTTATCCCAAGGGCAAACCAAGCCGCATAAATGGAATTTTCCCA ggAACGCCTATCAAAAAGGACACTGAAGAATGTACTAATGAAGGAAAGGGAATAGCAGCCCGTATACTTGGACCATCCAAACCA GCTCCATCAACCTACAATCCACACAAACCAGTTCCATACCCCATCCCACCATGTCGGCCACATGCAACTATTGCACCAA GTGCTTACAACAATGCTGGCTTAGTTCCAATGGCTAATGTCATAGCTCCAGGCTTACCAGCTCCTCCGCCGTATGCTGCTAATCAAGTGGTATCAG AAAATGAGGACCTTTCCAGCCAGGCAAAACCTTCCCAAAATCAAG ctTTTTCTGCACAAGCGAATCAGCTCTTTACTCCTCATGGTTCTAATCCTTCAACACCTGCTGCTACTCCAGTCCCTACCCCATCACCTGTCAAGGCAATAAGCCATCCATTAGCACCTGCAACTCCACTCATACCTGGGATGAACATGTCTACCCCTGTCCTTCCTGTTTTCCCAGGACAGGTCTCCTCTTCCATCCATACATCTCAGCCATCCACCCCAACCCCTACTGTCATCAAATCCCTTTCATTGCCTAGTGTTCCTGTCACATCTGTTCACAGTGCAACCTCTACCCCTATCCCTGCAGTTTTTTCTGGGCTGGCTTCTATACCCACTGCTACGCCAGCTCCGCAAGGTTCTTCCACGTCATGTGCCACAGCTGTGCCTAGTGAAGCTTTCGCATCTGCTACTGCACCATTTGCTGGCCTCCCGTTCTCTGCAACCTCTTCAATTGCTTCTGCTAATAATCCCACTCCATTGTCATCAGTTTTTGCTGGCCTCCCTTTGTCCTTGCCTCCCAACGCCCAAGGGATTTCTAGTCCTGTTCCATCTACAATTGCTAATTCTCCTGCCACTACCATTCCTGGTTCGCTTAGCTTGCCTAACCCAATTTTGTCTGTCTTAAAGGGATTTCTGACATCAAATGACACTTCATTAATCAATTCATCTGCTTTACCTTCTGCTATGACAAGTGAGCTTGCTTCTTTATCTGCTCTTGCTAATCAAAGCTCTGACCCTCCCACTTCCTCTGTCAACAAATGTTATACTCCATCAGCCACCCCCACACCACAGCGTTCCTCCACACCCGGGCTGGCCATTTTTCCAGGTCTTCCATCCCCATCTGTGGCCAATTCTAGTTCCACTCCTCCAACATTGCCTGCACAGTCACCTTTAACCACTTCGCCATCGATTATGCCAGTCAACTGTGGCTCATCAGCCTCCCTCTTGCATGGCACAAGCCCTACTAATCCTGATCAGCAGCTCTCATCAGCCCCAGCTGCCACAAGTATCCCAGTTCTGGTCAAAACAGAACCCATGAGTCCTACCCTCTCGGCCTTCAAAGGTCCTTCTCATTCAGCCGGCCCATCTCATGGCACTATAGGACTGTCAGCGCTCGGGCGTGCATACACATCAGCAGCTTCAGTACCAGTCAGTTTACCCAGTTCCCTGAATCCAGCGCTGTCAGGTCTCTCCTCTTTGAGTGCTCCTCTGAACAATTCCAGTTCTCTGGCTTCCATTTCCCTCGCCCCACAtggctcctctgctcccattgccCCTGTGTTCAATGGACTTCCTCCTTTTACGTCTCTAACCAGTAACTTTGCTTTTACTGGTAATCCAGCACTTACACCGCCCGTCACTCTCCCAGGGTCTTTGTTAGCTACTCCGTCTACAACCGCTTCAGCCGTGTCTGCCCCTCATGTGAGTTCCACCGCCGCCGTACTCTCAGGACTCGCCGCCTCAGCAACAGTCTCTGCTCCACCCTTCTCGCTTAACTTGTCCAGTGCCgtcccttcccttttttctgttgCCCAGGGACCTCTGGGATCATCAAACCCATCCTTCCCTGGTTTTCCTGTCTCTAACACACCCTCTGTCACTCCTGCTCTCCCTTCTTTCCCTGGCCTCCAGGCATCTTCTGCAGTAGCAGCAGTTGCACCATTGCCGGCAGCTGCCACAGCCCCATCTCCGGCTCCGGTCCTGCCAGGGTTTGCCTCGGCCTTTAGCTCAAACTTCAACTCTGCACTTGTTGCACAGGCTGG CTTGACTTCTGGACTACAGACACCGGGAAACGCAGTTTTTCCTGGTCTTTTATCTCTCCCTGGTATCCCTGGCTTTCCTCAAAGTGCCGCACAATCTTCCTTGCAGGAATTGCAGCACAGTGCGGCTGCACAGTCAGCGCTACTACAG GCAcattctgcttctgctctggAGAACTATACAGCTCAGCCTGAAGGTTTTGCTAACTATCCGTCAACACCAGGAACACCATTTTCATTGCAGACAAGTCTGCCCCAGAGCGGATGGCAATAA
- the PROSER1 gene encoding proline and serine-rich protein 1 isoform X1: protein MKKKSQNSQVSLVWGEGLRLLGLTGDGDLQSEAVLTEYKLKAIEYVHGYFSSEQVVELLRYFSWAEPQLKAIKALQHKIVAVPASKMVNILNCFTFSKDKLIALEILASNIVDAQNYRLIEDLFRINMSEKKRCRRILEQASKTGCKAPHAMISSCGMIPGNPYPKGKPSRINGIFPGTPIKKDTEECTNEGKGIAARILGPSKPAPSTYNPHKPVPYPIPPCRPHATIAPSAYNNAGLVPMANVIAPGLPAPPPYAANQVVSENEDLSSQAKPSQNQAFSAQANQLFTPHGSNPSTPAATPVPTPSPVKAISHPLAPATPLIPGMNMSTPVLPVFPGQVSSSIHTSQPSTPTPTVIKSLSLPSVPVTSVHSATSTPIPAVFSGLASIPTATPAPQGSSTSCATAVPSEAFASATAPFAGLPFSATSSIASANNPTPLSSVFAGLPLSLPPNAQGISSPVPSTIANSPATTIPGSLSLPNPILSVLKGFLTSNDTSLINSSALPSAMTSELASLSALANQSSDPPTSSVNKCYTPSATPTPQRSSTPGLAIFPGLPSPSVANSSSTPPTLPAQSPLTTSPSIMPVNCGSSASLLHGTSPTNPDQQLSSAPAATSIPVLVKTEPMSPTLSAFKGPSHSAGPSHGTIGLSALGRAYTSAASVPVSLPSSLNPALSGLSSLSAPLNNSSSLASISLAPHGSSAPIAPVFNGLPPFTSLTSNFAFTGNPALTPPVTLPGSLLATPSTTASAVSAPHVSSTAAVLSGLAASATVSAPPFSLNLSSAVPSLFSVAQGPLGSSNPSFPGFPVSNTPSVTPALPSFPGLQASSAVAAVAPLPAAATAPSPAPVLPGFASAFSSNFNSALVAQAGLTSGLQTPGNAVFPGLLSLPGIPGFPQSAAQSSLQELQHSAAAQSALLQAHSASALENYTAQPEGFANYPSTPGTPFSLQTSLPQSGWQ, encoded by the exons atgaagaagaaaagccaaaataGCCAAGTATCTCTTGTTTGGGGAGAGGGGCTGCGTTTGCTTGGCCTGACTGGGGATGGGGACTTACAATCTGAG GCTGTATTGACTGAGTACAAATTAAAAGCTATTGAATATGTTCATGGATACTTTTCTAGTGAACAG GTTGTCGAGCTACTGAGATACTTTTCCTGGGCTGAACCACAGCTCAAGGCAATAAAGGCTTTACAACAT AAAATAGTGGCAGTTCCGGCATCAAAAATGGTTAATATTCTCAACTGCTTCACATTCAGTAAAGATAAACTTATTGCCCTTGAAATCTTAGCTTC CAACATTGTTGATGCTCAGAATTATCGCCTTATTGAAGATCTGTTCAGAATTAATatgtcagagaagaaaagatgcagaaggaTTCTCGAACAG GCTTCAAAAACGGGTTGTAAGGCTCCTCATGCTATGATATCATCCTGTGGCATGATTCCTGGCAACCCTTATCCCAAGGGCAAACCAAGCCGCATAAATGGAATTTTCCCA ggAACGCCTATCAAAAAGGACACTGAAGAATGTACTAATGAAGGAAAGGGAATAGCAGCCCGTATACTTGGACCATCCAAACCA GCTCCATCAACCTACAATCCACACAAACCAGTTCCATACCCCATCCCACCATGTCGGCCACATGCAACTATTGCACCAA GTGCTTACAACAATGCTGGCTTAGTTCCAATGGCTAATGTCATAGCTCCAGGCTTACCAGCTCCTCCGCCGTATGCTGCTAATCAAGTGGTATCAG AAAATGAGGACCTTTCCAGCCAGGCAAAACCTTCCCAAAATCAAG ctTTTTCTGCACAAGCGAATCAGCTCTTTACTCCTCATGGTTCTAATCCTTCAACACCTGCTGCTACTCCAGTCCCTACCCCATCACCTGTCAAGGCAATAAGCCATCCATTAGCACCTGCAACTCCACTCATACCTGGGATGAACATGTCTACCCCTGTCCTTCCTGTTTTCCCAGGACAGGTCTCCTCTTCCATCCATACATCTCAGCCATCCACCCCAACCCCTACTGTCATCAAATCCCTTTCATTGCCTAGTGTTCCTGTCACATCTGTTCACAGTGCAACCTCTACCCCTATCCCTGCAGTTTTTTCTGGGCTGGCTTCTATACCCACTGCTACGCCAGCTCCGCAAGGTTCTTCCACGTCATGTGCCACAGCTGTGCCTAGTGAAGCTTTCGCATCTGCTACTGCACCATTTGCTGGCCTCCCGTTCTCTGCAACCTCTTCAATTGCTTCTGCTAATAATCCCACTCCATTGTCATCAGTTTTTGCTGGCCTCCCTTTGTCCTTGCCTCCCAACGCCCAAGGGATTTCTAGTCCTGTTCCATCTACAATTGCTAATTCTCCTGCCACTACCATTCCTGGTTCGCTTAGCTTGCCTAACCCAATTTTGTCTGTCTTAAAGGGATTTCTGACATCAAATGACACTTCATTAATCAATTCATCTGCTTTACCTTCTGCTATGACAAGTGAGCTTGCTTCTTTATCTGCTCTTGCTAATCAAAGCTCTGACCCTCCCACTTCCTCTGTCAACAAATGTTATACTCCATCAGCCACCCCCACACCACAGCGTTCCTCCACACCCGGGCTGGCCATTTTTCCAGGTCTTCCATCCCCATCTGTGGCCAATTCTAGTTCCACTCCTCCAACATTGCCTGCACAGTCACCTTTAACCACTTCGCCATCGATTATGCCAGTCAACTGTGGCTCATCAGCCTCCCTCTTGCATGGCACAAGCCCTACTAATCCTGATCAGCAGCTCTCATCAGCCCCAGCTGCCACAAGTATCCCAGTTCTGGTCAAAACAGAACCCATGAGTCCTACCCTCTCGGCCTTCAAAGGTCCTTCTCATTCAGCCGGCCCATCTCATGGCACTATAGGACTGTCAGCGCTCGGGCGTGCATACACATCAGCAGCTTCAGTACCAGTCAGTTTACCCAGTTCCCTGAATCCAGCGCTGTCAGGTCTCTCCTCTTTGAGTGCTCCTCTGAACAATTCCAGTTCTCTGGCTTCCATTTCCCTCGCCCCACAtggctcctctgctcccattgccCCTGTGTTCAATGGACTTCCTCCTTTTACGTCTCTAACCAGTAACTTTGCTTTTACTGGTAATCCAGCACTTACACCGCCCGTCACTCTCCCAGGGTCTTTGTTAGCTACTCCGTCTACAACCGCTTCAGCCGTGTCTGCCCCTCATGTGAGTTCCACCGCCGCCGTACTCTCAGGACTCGCCGCCTCAGCAACAGTCTCTGCTCCACCCTTCTCGCTTAACTTGTCCAGTGCCgtcccttcccttttttctgttgCCCAGGGACCTCTGGGATCATCAAACCCATCCTTCCCTGGTTTTCCTGTCTCTAACACACCCTCTGTCACTCCTGCTCTCCCTTCTTTCCCTGGCCTCCAGGCATCTTCTGCAGTAGCAGCAGTTGCACCATTGCCGGCAGCTGCCACAGCCCCATCTCCGGCTCCGGTCCTGCCAGGGTTTGCCTCGGCCTTTAGCTCAAACTTCAACTCTGCACTTGTTGCACAGGCTGG CTTGACTTCTGGACTACAGACACCGGGAAACGCAGTTTTTCCTGGTCTTTTATCTCTCCCTGGTATCCCTGGCTTTCCTCAAAGTGCCGCACAATCTTCCTTGCAGGAATTGCAGCACAGTGCGGCTGCACAGTCAGCGCTACTACAG GCAcattctgcttctgctctggAGAACTATACAGCTCAGCCTGAAGGTTTTGCTAACTATCCGTCAACACCAGGAACACCATTTTCATTGCAGACAAGTCTGCCCCAGAGCGGATGGCAATAA
- the PROSER1 gene encoding proline and serine-rich protein 1 isoform X3, whose product MVNILNCFTFSKDKLIALEILASNIVDAQNYRLIEDLFRINMSEKKRCRRILEQASKTGCKAPHAMISSCGMIPGNPYPKGKPSRINGIFPGTPIKKDTEECTNEGKGIAARILGPSKPAPSTYNPHKPVPYPIPPCRPHATIAPSAYNNAGLVPMANVIAPGLPAPPPYAANQVVSENEDLSSQAKPSQNQAFSAQANQLFTPHGSNPSTPAATPVPTPSPVKAISHPLAPATPLIPGMNMSTPVLPVFPGQVSSSIHTSQPSTPTPTVIKSLSLPSVPVTSVHSATSTPIPAVFSGLASIPTATPAPQGSSTSCATAVPSEAFASATAPFAGLPFSATSSIASANNPTPLSSVFAGLPLSLPPNAQGISSPVPSTIANSPATTIPGSLSLPNPILSVLKGFLTSNDTSLINSSALPSAMTSELASLSALANQSSDPPTSSVNKCYTPSATPTPQRSSTPGLAIFPGLPSPSVANSSSTPPTLPAQSPLTTSPSIMPVNCGSSASLLHGTSPTNPDQQLSSAPAATSIPVLVKTEPMSPTLSAFKGPSHSAGPSHGTIGLSALGRAYTSAASVPVSLPSSLNPALSGLSSLSAPLNNSSSLASISLAPHGSSAPIAPVFNGLPPFTSLTSNFAFTGNPALTPPVTLPGSLLATPSTTASAVSAPHVSSTAAVLSGLAASATVSAPPFSLNLSSAVPSLFSVAQGPLGSSNPSFPGFPVSNTPSVTPALPSFPGLQASSAVAAVAPLPAAATAPSPAPVLPGFASAFSSNFNSALVAQAGLTSGLQTPGNAVFPGLLSLPGIPGFPQSAAQSSLQELQHSAAAQSALLQAHSASALENYTAQPEGFANYPSTPGTPFSLQTSLPQSGWQ is encoded by the exons ATGGTTAATATTCTCAACTGCTTCACATTCAGTAAAGATAAACTTATTGCCCTTGAAATCTTAGCTTC CAACATTGTTGATGCTCAGAATTATCGCCTTATTGAAGATCTGTTCAGAATTAATatgtcagagaagaaaagatgcagaaggaTTCTCGAACAG GCTTCAAAAACGGGTTGTAAGGCTCCTCATGCTATGATATCATCCTGTGGCATGATTCCTGGCAACCCTTATCCCAAGGGCAAACCAAGCCGCATAAATGGAATTTTCCCA ggAACGCCTATCAAAAAGGACACTGAAGAATGTACTAATGAAGGAAAGGGAATAGCAGCCCGTATACTTGGACCATCCAAACCA GCTCCATCAACCTACAATCCACACAAACCAGTTCCATACCCCATCCCACCATGTCGGCCACATGCAACTATTGCACCAA GTGCTTACAACAATGCTGGCTTAGTTCCAATGGCTAATGTCATAGCTCCAGGCTTACCAGCTCCTCCGCCGTATGCTGCTAATCAAGTGGTATCAG AAAATGAGGACCTTTCCAGCCAGGCAAAACCTTCCCAAAATCAAG ctTTTTCTGCACAAGCGAATCAGCTCTTTACTCCTCATGGTTCTAATCCTTCAACACCTGCTGCTACTCCAGTCCCTACCCCATCACCTGTCAAGGCAATAAGCCATCCATTAGCACCTGCAACTCCACTCATACCTGGGATGAACATGTCTACCCCTGTCCTTCCTGTTTTCCCAGGACAGGTCTCCTCTTCCATCCATACATCTCAGCCATCCACCCCAACCCCTACTGTCATCAAATCCCTTTCATTGCCTAGTGTTCCTGTCACATCTGTTCACAGTGCAACCTCTACCCCTATCCCTGCAGTTTTTTCTGGGCTGGCTTCTATACCCACTGCTACGCCAGCTCCGCAAGGTTCTTCCACGTCATGTGCCACAGCTGTGCCTAGTGAAGCTTTCGCATCTGCTACTGCACCATTTGCTGGCCTCCCGTTCTCTGCAACCTCTTCAATTGCTTCTGCTAATAATCCCACTCCATTGTCATCAGTTTTTGCTGGCCTCCCTTTGTCCTTGCCTCCCAACGCCCAAGGGATTTCTAGTCCTGTTCCATCTACAATTGCTAATTCTCCTGCCACTACCATTCCTGGTTCGCTTAGCTTGCCTAACCCAATTTTGTCTGTCTTAAAGGGATTTCTGACATCAAATGACACTTCATTAATCAATTCATCTGCTTTACCTTCTGCTATGACAAGTGAGCTTGCTTCTTTATCTGCTCTTGCTAATCAAAGCTCTGACCCTCCCACTTCCTCTGTCAACAAATGTTATACTCCATCAGCCACCCCCACACCACAGCGTTCCTCCACACCCGGGCTGGCCATTTTTCCAGGTCTTCCATCCCCATCTGTGGCCAATTCTAGTTCCACTCCTCCAACATTGCCTGCACAGTCACCTTTAACCACTTCGCCATCGATTATGCCAGTCAACTGTGGCTCATCAGCCTCCCTCTTGCATGGCACAAGCCCTACTAATCCTGATCAGCAGCTCTCATCAGCCCCAGCTGCCACAAGTATCCCAGTTCTGGTCAAAACAGAACCCATGAGTCCTACCCTCTCGGCCTTCAAAGGTCCTTCTCATTCAGCCGGCCCATCTCATGGCACTATAGGACTGTCAGCGCTCGGGCGTGCATACACATCAGCAGCTTCAGTACCAGTCAGTTTACCCAGTTCCCTGAATCCAGCGCTGTCAGGTCTCTCCTCTTTGAGTGCTCCTCTGAACAATTCCAGTTCTCTGGCTTCCATTTCCCTCGCCCCACAtggctcctctgctcccattgccCCTGTGTTCAATGGACTTCCTCCTTTTACGTCTCTAACCAGTAACTTTGCTTTTACTGGTAATCCAGCACTTACACCGCCCGTCACTCTCCCAGGGTCTTTGTTAGCTACTCCGTCTACAACCGCTTCAGCCGTGTCTGCCCCTCATGTGAGTTCCACCGCCGCCGTACTCTCAGGACTCGCCGCCTCAGCAACAGTCTCTGCTCCACCCTTCTCGCTTAACTTGTCCAGTGCCgtcccttcccttttttctgttgCCCAGGGACCTCTGGGATCATCAAACCCATCCTTCCCTGGTTTTCCTGTCTCTAACACACCCTCTGTCACTCCTGCTCTCCCTTCTTTCCCTGGCCTCCAGGCATCTTCTGCAGTAGCAGCAGTTGCACCATTGCCGGCAGCTGCCACAGCCCCATCTCCGGCTCCGGTCCTGCCAGGGTTTGCCTCGGCCTTTAGCTCAAACTTCAACTCTGCACTTGTTGCACAGGCTGG CTTGACTTCTGGACTACAGACACCGGGAAACGCAGTTTTTCCTGGTCTTTTATCTCTCCCTGGTATCCCTGGCTTTCCTCAAAGTGCCGCACAATCTTCCTTGCAGGAATTGCAGCACAGTGCGGCTGCACAGTCAGCGCTACTACAG GCAcattctgcttctgctctggAGAACTATACAGCTCAGCCTGAAGGTTTTGCTAACTATCCGTCAACACCAGGAACACCATTTTCATTGCAGACAAGTCTGCCCCAGAGCGGATGGCAATAA